Below is a window of Spirochaetae bacterium HGW-Spirochaetae-1 DNA.
GGAATTTATTATTACGGCCTGGCTCCCTACGAGGACAGCGTGTATAAGGATTTTGAGGTGGTGAGCGGCATAAATATAATGAGCAACCCCCTGGCCGTGGCAGGCGTAAAAAAGGCCGAACCGGAAAAGGAAATATCCCTGGTCCCCATTGTGCCCGATAAATCAGGCGAAACCGGCGCTATTGAAAAAGATCAGACCGAATCGGGCACCCTTGATGAAATTTTAAGAAGAACCTTTTTTGCCGGGGAATATAAATATGCCATAAAAGAATTGCAGAGGGTGATAAAAACTACCGATAATGATATGGACAGGGCAAAAGCCCGGCTTTTTATCGGCCGGTCATATATAGAATTGCATCAATATGAAGAGGCTGTGAAGTACCTGGTCTTGAAGGACGTGGAAAAGTATTTCCGCCGGGAGGCTTTTTTCTGGCGGGATTTTGCTTTTCTTCAGATAAAATGAAAATTACAATTGATCAACAGGGCGGTATTGGTATTATGATACTTTCTCTCTATCGTCAGGAGAATATTAGATGAAAAAAGAAGCGGTTATCGGCATAATTCTGATTTTTCTGGGCATGGGATTCTTTGCCTATTATGACCAGTTTATTAAACCCGAGGAAAATGCCCGGCAGCTGCTCAGGGAAGGCAAACTGGTATTCGAAAGGGGGAACAAGGAGGCGTTGAATGACTCCATCAACCTTTTTACCAAAATAATCGCCCGCTATCCTGAAACTGAATCGGCCCGTGATGCCTATTATTTCATCGCCCAGAGCTACGAGAAGCTGGGACTGAACCGTCTGGCTTATCTGAAATATATCTATATCCTGAAAAACGAGAAAAATATTTCCGAACAGTTCGCGTCCGAGGTGAAGGCACGCATAGCCCGGCTTACGATTATGAAACAGCAGACCGAGGAAGGCGTGCACCAACTTCTGGATATGCTCAATTATTCCGCCAATAATGATTTCCGCAGCAGGGTTTACACAGAGCTGGGACACACATACCTGAAGGGAGGCGAGTATTCAAAGTCGAAGCGCATGTTTGATATCGCCCTGTCGGAAAACGGCAGTAATGAAGAAGCCATACTGGGTAAGGCCAGGGCCTTCAAGAGGCTGGGTGAGGACGACAAGGCCTATGACCTCTACGAGTATTTTCTGAAATATTACGGCGATTTCAGCCCCTATTCACATGATCTCAGGAGCGCATACCTGAGCCAGCTCTACAACAGCGCTTACAACAGCTACAAACGGGGCAGCTATTACAAGTCCATCGAATATTTCAGCAGGCTAATCCGTTTCTTTCCCGGCTATAAAAAAACTGAAAACGCTCTCTATTGGATTGGAGAGAATTATTTCGCACTGAAAAAATATGAATTGGCAATAAATTATTTTGACAGGACGCTTTTGAACGGGTTTCCCCATAAGGACGAAGACGCCAGGATGAAAAAGGGATACAGCTATTTCATGGCCAAGCGCTTCGATTTATCGGCCCGGGAATTTCAGCAGTACCTGAAGGACTATCCCCACGGGCGTCATGTGAGCACAGCGAAGAAATGGAAAGAAATGAGCACCAGGGAGATTCTCTACCGGATCAAGGACAAGATGGAGCCCGAAGACGAAAAGGATATGGAAAAGGAACCGGATAAGGGCAAGGACCTGGAAAAAGAAGAAAGCGATGAGGAAAGCGTCGGTGATGATCTGAGCAACGGCGCCGATGAAGTGAGCAACACCGAAAGCGCAGAAGAATCTGAACTGGAAAATGTAGCGGAATTATAAAATTTATTTATTGCCGTACGGGCAAATTAGGTACGGGCGGGTCGCGACCCGCCCGTACCTAATTTGCCCGTATTTAATCTGCCCGCACGGTAAAATAATGATTTACGGTCTTTCCTTTATCGTCAGCCATAAATTTTGTTTTGTCTTGTCTCTCCATACGGTCACACGGATGGTCTTCCCAATGGGTGTTTTACTTACGGTGTTTATGAGATCACGGTAATCCTTCACATCCGTATCCTCAACTTTAATGATGACGTCCTTTATACGGAGTCCGCCTTTTTCGGCCGGGCTGTTCTCTTCGACGCCGCCTACCAGCGCGCCTTCAATTTTATCAAGGCCAAGTTCTTTGGCAAATTCCTCTGTCAGGGGTGATATCTGCACGCCAATGTAGCCGCGTTTTACCTTTCCATACTGCTTCAGGTCTTCCAGGGTGCTCTTTATCGTGTTGATGGGAATGGAAAAACCGATGCCGATATTGCCGCCGGACTGGGAGAAAATGGCCCGGTTCATGCCGATGACTTCACCATCGAGATTGATGAGGGGACCGCCGCTGTTTCCCTGGTTGATGGAAGTATCGGTCTGGATATGGGTATTCCCCGATGCATCTACTGACCGTCGTCCCGTGCCGCTTACGATGCCCGAGGTGTAAGTTCTGTCAAGACCGAAGGGATTGCCGATGGCCACCACCATGTCGCCGATGCGTACTGAATCGGAGTCGCCCATGTAGACCGGTTTAAACTTGCCCTTTCCCTCGATCTTCAGCAGTGCGATATCCATCATCTTATCCGATCCTATGACCTTTGCCTTGTATTCCTTTTCACCCACCGTTATGGTCACGGTGTCCATCTCGGCTATGACATGATGGTTGGTGCAGATGTAACCGTCGCTGGATATGATGAAGCCCGTGCCGAGGCCACGCTGTTTCCTGGTTTTGGGCGTGGTGGCCTGTTCTCCGAAGAACTGGCGGAAGAAGGGATCATCAGTAAAGGGGTGCTTGTATCGCATCTGCACGGTTTTTTCCGTACTGATGAATACAACTGAGTCCTTGTATATTTCAAATATTTCACGGAAAGTGTCCTGAAGCTGATGTGCCGACGAGTTTTTATTTTTTGAAACAAGAGGCGAGGGCCGTTCCGCTTCAGAGAGGAATGAGGTTCCTGCCTGGAGAAGGGAAGCGGTGAGAATCAATGCCGCAAACGATGCAAATGCCGTGATGCCGTGTTTCTTTAATACATTCATGATTATCCTGCTTTTTTTCTGCCCGGGGCCCGGGTCTGGAATATGACTTCATAATAAACGTTTAGAAGAATGAAATACGGATATGTTACGGCAGGACTTTATTTTTTCCTCATAAAAATAAGGTATGTTGCCATTGATAGCAGGGCCTCGAATGGACGAATAAATAATCTTATATCCTTTTCATCATATCTTTATCAAATCTTTATAAAACCCCGCTACTTATATATCCGAAAAGATAAAATTTTTATACGCATGGCTGAATCACGAAAGATCAATCGGCCAAATAATAACATAACAACATATGGAGGAACATATGAATTTCAAGACTCTCGGTCTTACACTGACTCTAGCCGCGGCCCTGGGCGGCGGTGCGGTTTTTGCCCAGGATGCTCCGGCTCCGGTAAAAGAAGAAAAAAAGGAAAGCAAAATGGGTTCTCTTTCGGGGGAGGCTTATTTTGGCTATACTCAGGATCTCGAAGACAATGACGGGAATGATAAAAAAGACGGTTCATTCACGCTGGACAGGGTATATGTGACCTGGAAAAAAGACATGGGTGATAATTTTTCAGCCCGTGTAACGGCCGATATTGCCGATGTCAGCACTACAGATGATAATGCAGTATCAGGTGGTGATGATGCCACTAATCCCAGGGGTTACTTCTTTGTTAAATATGCCTATTTTCAATACAAGAATAAAATCGGTGATATAGGTCTTGAAACGCAGGCCGGTCTTATCGGAAATCCTATCATAGGCATAACGGACAAACTGGGCGGCATGAGATGGCTTACTCAGAACCAGATAGATTCACAGAAAATCAACAACTCGGCTGATTTGGGTGTGAGCCTTGCCGTTGATTTAATGGGATTTGCCACCCTTACTGGCGCTGTCCTCAATGGGGAAGGATATAAATATGTTTTCGATGAAACCTATTCCGGTAAATCCATCGATACACTTCTGTCCATTACTCCAATCAAAGGTCTTTACATAAACGGATATTTTAAAAATGAATATTACGCAAAAGACCAGGTAGACCGTTTCTTCGGTGCCGGCATTGCCTGGAGTGATAAACTGTACAAAGTCGGTGTGAACTATGTCTATGTGAGTGATTCAGAAAAAGCTAAACTGGGAAGCTATATTGACGCGTGGGCCAATGCCAATCTCAATGATGCTATTTCCATGCCGGTTCTTATTGTTGGTCGGTTCCAGTACAGAATGCCGAAAGAAAGCAGTGATGATTCACTGACAAGTTTTTTCTTCGGTCCCGGCTATCAGTTTAATGAAAATCTGCAGACGGCAGCCATCTTCGGTTATTCAAAAGCTGAAAGCGCTGATGATGCAGATATGAACCTGACATTAAAGGCTGAATTCAAATTTTAGAATACTCTGATGTAAACAGCGAGCATAACAGTTGCAGGGGGTACCCAAACGGGTACCCCCCCTTTTTTTCCTGTTGACAACTTTTTATCTCTTCCATTTCCTTGCCATTATGGCGGAACTCACCGATTACCAGAGAACGGTTATACTGTACTGCCGGGAGTTTATAAACGAGTTGCGGCAGCGGGACTTTATTTCCATGGATCATGATACGTATGATGCTATACTGCTTCTCATGCTGGACCGCGGCGAGTTCGGGCCCGGCATGTTCCGCGAAGTTGAACAATACCTGAATGACCTGTCCGGGCAGCTTCTCATGGCCTATTCCAGGGAACCGCAAAATACACGGCTCGACTCCCTGTACCGCAGGGCTGGGAGCCTGCGCGACATGGTGGCGGGAGTGCTGAATGGCGTGTAACATCGGTGCCCTGAAAAATACTAATATTTTGAAAACCGCGTTTTCATGGCTTGTCTTCCATCAGTCTGTTATTATTATTTATTTACAGCATATTTATGCGCAGGCATCTCGCTTGTGGTAAAATGATTGTAAATTGCGAGGTCTGCGTGATTTCACTCGATGCAATGATACATTTCTATTCCTCTTCGGGGTATTTTGCCGTGTTCGGCGTTCTTCTTCTCTGCGGTTTCGGGTTTCCCGTTCCCGAGGATATCTCCATCATCGCCGGCGGTGTCATCTCGGGTCTCGGCTATACAAATGTTCACGTGATGTTGCTGGTATCCTTTGCGGGCGTCATTGTGGGGGATATGATCGTATATAACATGGGGCGTTTTTTTGGTGAGAAGATATTCAATCACAATATCGGCAGGAAGTTGCTTGAACAGGGGTGGTATGATAAAATCCTGAAGAGTTTCAATCGAAATGGTAAAATGGTCCTTTTCGCAGCCCGGTTTATGCCGGGGCTTCGTACGCCAATTTTTCTTACGGCGGGTATAACCAAATTTGTTGGTTTCCCCACATTTATTATAATTGATGGGTTTGCGGCACTCATAAGTGTTCCCCTGTGGAATTACCTCGGCTATTACAGTGCCAGTAACAGGGATCTTCTCCTGAGCTGGATAAAGAATACAAAAATTGCAATTTTTGTAATTCTGTTTGCCCTTGTTATCTTTTACCTGTTGATGAAGGTTTTTCGGAAAAAATTTGTCAAATTGAACCTGCTCAAGGAAGAATGAGGCCTGTGTGCATGACGCAGTTGCATAGTATAAAATAGGTTTTTCTTCCCCCCGCAATTCTGTTTATAGTACCGTGCTAAAAATACCGTTTTTGCCCAAATAAAGCCCGCATACAATAGAAGCAATAAAATCTTTACATTTACCAGGCAATACAATTGACTAAATCATTTGTTATGCTAAAAATTATCCAACACCGGCTTGTTCGTTATCTGAGAAGAGTAAGGAGGACCACATGAAATGTCTGGTGACTGGTGCAACGGGATTTCTGGGAACAAACCTTGTCCAGGAGTTGGTGAAGAAGGGATGGCAGGTCCGCGCCGCCGGCTTTCCCGGGTCAGAGACGCGATATATACAGGACACGGGCGTCGAGATCGTTTTCGGTGATGTGACTGATCCGCACGATGTGGACGAACAGGTCAGGGGGTGCGACGTGGTCTTTCACGTGGCGGGTGATACATCCTTCTGGAAGAAAAATTATGAGCGTCAGCGGAGGATCAATGTCGAAGGACCCGTGAATGTGGCCGAGGCCTGCCTGCGTCACGGTGTGAAGCGCATGGTCCATACCAGCACGGTGGACAGCATCGGATACAATCCTCACGGCCTGGCCGATGAAAACTGGAAGGAATATAATTACGCAAATACAGGATACAATTACGCTGACACAAAACGCGAAGGGGAGATGCTGGTGCGGCAATACAATGACCGGGGCCTGGAAACGGTCATCATTCATCCCGGCAGCATGATAGGTCCCTTTGATTATACGCTTCAGTTCGGCCGGATATTTTTTGATTTGCGCGACGGTAAAATTCCCGGCTGCCCTCCCGGTGGAGGACCCTTTGCCCATGTGCGGGATGTTGCCCGGGCCCATATCTCCGCGGCTCTGAAGGGGAGGCCCGGAGAGGGATATATCTGCGCAGGGGAGAACGTCACGTACCGGACTCTTTTTGAATTAATGGCACGGAAGGTGAATGCCAAGTGCCCGCGCTTTGATATCCCGCCGAAACTCTTTGTTCTTTATGGTTACCTTGAGGAATTCATTGCCGGTTTTACCCGCAAGACCCCGGAAATGAACCCGGGGCAGGCACGGTACATGTCGGTGAAGGCCTTTTATTCCAGCGCAAAAGCGGAGAAGGAACTGGGTTACCGGATAACGCCGCTGGAAGAACAGATCGACGATGCCTTT
It encodes the following:
- a CDS encoding DedA family protein encodes the protein MIHFYSSSGYFAVFGVLLLCGFGFPVPEDISIIAGGVISGLGYTNVHVMLLVSFAGVIVGDMIVYNMGRFFGEKIFNHNIGRKLLEQGWYDKILKSFNRNGKMVLFAARFMPGLRTPIFLTAGITKFVGFPTFIIIDGFAALISVPLWNYLGYYSASNRDLLLSWIKNTKIAIFVILFALVIFYLLMKVFRKKFVKLNLLKEE